The window TCAAAATTCAGCATTGTTAATGAATTATGATCATCAACGCCCGGATTTAAGTGTCATAAAATATAGTTTGTGCTTAATTAGATCCAGAtcaaatagttttaaaatgattgccATGTGAAACTCAATGCAGAATAAATGAAATTCATATATTTCAGCTACACTACTGCCGAAACCTTCAAGGATGAAAAGAAATTACCGAGGATATACATGTTGGCGAGTTTCTATTActatcttttttcttcttcagtATATCGCATAAACCATCTATATCTGTTTCTTCAGACTGGGCATTTTCTGCAGAAACATTTTTTTGACAAACAGAAAGTGAGGTAAATTGAAGCAAATTGAAAGAGATCTGATCCACATATCCAATCATGATCTTGAAGATGTCTATACACATATAGTAGTTCATTCAAGAGTGGGGGAAAAAAGGTTGCATGTGCATACCAGTCATGCCCCTCTCCAGCATTATACATCCCTCTTTGCCTAATGTCACAATGACAAATTTGACATTAGTcaacatcaaaagaaaagaaacaagggCACTTGGGATAGATGGCGCCTCAGTCCACTCCTGCAAGGAAAGATGTAAGATATTTGCAAATAACTCCTCAAACGGGGAAAGGAAAAAGGCAACGACagagaaaaaaaagacaaaatatGAAACTGATGATCCAATGCAATCGAAGGTGAATCTTTTCCAAAGCAGTTCCAGCAAGATTAGAATCGAAGAATGATGATCCTACAGATTGTAATCAGAAAGCTTGCACAATATAAAAGAATTGATGGACTGGAATCTAATTCACAGATACAAATTGTTTAAAATCAAGCCTGATTAATGAACATCAAGTTAATTCAGTATTTCACATGGCATACTTCAAAAATCCAGAAACAAAGCAGACATTATTACCACCCTTTGCAGTCTCCTTGTTTTAATCCAATGAAAAGAGTACAACTTATTTTGTCAATAATTCACATCTGCTGCAATGGTCTACCAGCTACCAACCAAGTATAAATAAACTTTTGCTATGATCCCAAAAAGTCCAATTTATGAAAAAACCATAACTCCTCTAATTAACAACCTAGAAAAACTAGGGTAGCAATGCTAGAGTTATAAATAGAAAGACATACAGCAGTTCAAAAGGATTACTATTTAAGCAGCTTTTATGAAGCCTAAACTTGCCTGTGGAAATTTTGCTGAGCATACAACGTAACTAGACAAACTTAAGAGATCATCTAATCCCTCGCTCTTGCTTTCTGCATCAGTTAAGATAGGAATTGCCCTGCGATTTGCCTGTACTGGAAAATCAGAAAGCATTCTGTCATTTTCACTTTGCAAAAGTTTCAACAATACCAGCTACCTCTGAAAGTATCAATGCTCGTATACAATAGTGCATTAACGATGAGTTCCTAAAATTGTATAGAGCAGAAAATTAGCCTTAGACGAAAGTAACGCAAACACTTGAAGATTACCTCCTGTGCAACAAGCAAAGCAGTTTCGTGTAATCTTCCATCAAAATATACAAGCCTTGCTCCACTAATAGCAGCTAACAAGTTAGAAGTTGAAAGATCATCAGGTATCATGGGCGGGCATCCTGGAGTATGAATGCAAGTGCGAGTTTTCCTGAAATATTTCAAGAAACAAAACTCCAAGTTAATAAAATGAAGCAATCTATTTAACTCAGCTAAGAAAACTCTAGATTTCAAGTACTTCACATGAAAATCTTAAATGAAAGATGGAAGCCAAAAAAGTTTGCATCTTTAAACtgcctttcttttgttttctgaaaCCCTGCCGCCATTCTTCTTGAATTCGTTCATAGTAATCAATAGTCTAAAAACAACAGAAATgagaaaaggagaaaacaaaaatcatatACTTCACCAAATTAAAGTCTAGCACTTAACCAAGGAAATGTTAAACAAGGGGTAATCAAAATTTTGCTAGCTTCGGTTAACAACTAAAGGCAAGTAAAAGTACACAGTGTTGCTAAACAAAAGTAATATCCAGCCTTTAGAGAGATATACATAATGAAAGATCATTCACAACAAATGAGCAAACCATTGACATCCAGTGAAGAAGCAGATAAACAGAACCATCCTAACTAAATTACTCCTATTTGTGCAACAAAATCATTAATCTATTGCAGAATACTCACGTTTGGTTGTCGACAATGACATAAGTGAATGGAGAATTGCCTCCTTCTGATACCTGAAAAAAATATACCAATAGAAAATTAAGTGAGCATTGTGAAACATTACAGATTAAAAGAAGAGTAACTTGAAAAAGATAAGGGGAACCACCTCCCATACAGTACATTTCATACATCAAAGAAAAAGTTGATGGTAGTGCTATCAACGACCCACCATGACCTCGTGGAAAGCAAAAATACAGGAAACCAGTTGATGACTTTAACCCATGTAAAAGAAAATCTGGGACTAGCTGCACTTTGGCTAATGAGTAATCTATCAGAATAATATGGTGAATTCATATTCAGCAAGCAAGGTTTGTTAGGTCCAAATATCCATGGGAGCAGTCTTTTGTTGGTGGGCGACCTGTAAATAACATTTAAGCACGAATTGGATTTGTGGCCAGCCTGGCCTTTGCGTTGGGTAACTACCCTTCCCCTAATATTTTTAGTTACAAAAATATAGAAACCACAAAATTGAAATAGCATCAAAAGCCAAAAGCAGGTCAAAGTTGTCCTTCACTTTACCAAAATTTAGCTCACAGAGCCAAACTTTGCAATACTTTATATCAACTTTGAGATGAGTTGAAGGTTGTGCTATCACAGAGGATTGACTGCTCCTAGCAACGACAGGCCACAATATATCAATTTTCAATAAGGTAAGTTTATCAGGTCAAACAAAGAATATAGTTAAACTGTACATATGACTGCAAGCATTGGCGCTCATCATTCTAAATCAACAAGGAATTAACCTTGCACATTTGATGTCCAAACATCAAACAGAAATTCCTAATTTCTCAATGCTCTGTAGCTTCATTTTGGAGTTCATCACATTTGAAGAGATTGCAGGTCAAGGTGATTGCGTATGTATGTAAATCATATTTTCCCTCGGAATTCTAGCAAGTAAAGGTTGAAGCATTGTGATGGGAGAAACTGATATCAAAATCACACACCAAAGAGAGGTTCACATGAGTAACAGAAACAAAGAAGTCCACCATTAAAATGCCAAAGAAAAGCTCAAGCGAGTAAAAGAAATGGAAGTTTTGCACGAATTAACAGAGATCCGAAGAAGCCCACCACAAGAAAGGACGTGTCAACGCCATCAGCTTCTAGTTCCTCTATTAGCCCTTTTCCTTGGGGGTCATCAGCAACCTACTCAAGAAATTTCTAGCGATAAACATCCCCTACTATATATTACTCGAGAATGTTCAGTTAAAAAATTACAAGGTTGAAAGTAGACCTTGGATATCAGCCGCGGCTTCAGTCCCAATCGAGCGGCACAAGTCAAAGAATTCCCTGCATTTCCCCCTCCTTGCAACTAATCAGAAAAGGCCCCGACGCAGTCATTTTGGGAGCAAGCATCAACCAACCAAtatgcttaatattttgaaagTGTATACAAAATAATTTTGCACGAGTAATTTCATATGTaaaagatttttcttcttcttcttcttcttctttaaaagaaaagaaaaagaaaataataaatagaCGATTGGCATAGTGTAGCAGAATAAATAGACGATTAGTATACGAATAGGAAGAGAAACCTTAGCGCTGGTGCTACGAGTCTTGTCGTCCGGATTGGGGTAAAAGGCCACTGTAGCCAAGAAATCCGCCGACACTAATCCGCAACCTAGCTGCATAAGTACGCTGTTATCAGTGTAATtgtaaatggaaaaaaaataatgcaAGTAGATAAAGGAAAAAGACCAACAACGATGCGATCTTCGGGGAGAGGTGGAAGCGATGAGGAAGCTTGAGCTGAAGTTGACATCGTCTTCCTGTCACACAAATTTCTGCTGTAAACAAACACAAGCCGATAGCAATGCCGCAGACGACGACGCGTAACAATTCGAAGaagcgaaaaaaaaaattttgtgaagtagtaTAAGAAAGAGCAAGGTACCTGGGAGAGCGAGTGATGTGAGAAGAATTGGAGCGCGGTGGAGACGAATGAGGAGGAGTTGGTAGGAGATTGGAGCAGGAATACAATAATGACTTAGTTGCATCCGTCAATCCACCAGGAAGCGAGTGCAATGATGGTGACGCCATTGCTACTTTTTCTATGGCCACTTGGGCAGATATGTATCCCGCAACCAGGATGAGATTAGTTTATCTCTTTGTCCGCTGCGCTCCATCCACTTACAACGACTGGTATAATACTGCTAATTTATCATGTCATATTGTACGAGTAGAAGAAGGACCGCGACAATTGTTAGCAAATCATTTCCTATCGTTtcggagggaaaaaaaaaaagaaaaaagaattagtAAATCATTTTTCTGTTTGGTGCATGGTGCACAACACAAAATCAAGAAGAATATTTTGAGGAATACTATGACGCAAAAAATGCTCCAAAGCTTTCCGGTTCCGGCGGTGGTTTGACTTTTTACCCACCGAGCACCGCGCCATCCccacattcattcattgagatgAAAAAAACTAGTACTACTATCTGTTCAATCCCGTAATCGAACCGTAGGTGGGTAAAATTGATTGATCAATATACAAGATGACGTCCCCGACCTGCATCTCCATTGTATTGTGAATATTTTAAGATTATCAAAATTAGAGGTCAGAATATTCTCTCA is drawn from Coffea arabica cultivar ET-39 chromosome 1c, Coffea Arabica ET-39 HiFi, whole genome shotgun sequence and contains these coding sequences:
- the LOC113714321 gene encoding uncharacterized protein isoform X1, coding for MASPSLHSLPGGLTDATKSLLYSCSNLLPTPPHSSPPRSNSSHITRSPRNLCDRKTMSTSAQASSSLPPLPEDRIVLGCGLVSADFLATVAFYPNPDDKTRSTSAKLQGGGNAGNSLTCAARLGLKPRLISKVADDPQGKGLIEELEADGVDTSFLVVSEGGNSPFTYVIVDNQTKTRTCIHTPGCPPMIPDDLSTSNLLAAISGARLVYFDGRLHETALLVAQEANRRAIPILTDAESKSEGLDDLLSLSSYVVCSAKFPQEWTEAPSIPSALVSFLLMLTNVKFVIVTLGKEGCIMLERGMTENAQSEETDIDGLCDILKKKKDSNRNSPTCISSGVKKLCAKGIGTVTGTLFVGTAENIPPGELVDTTGAGDSFIGATLYAICANMPPEIMLPFAAQVAAIKCRALGARTGIPYRTDPRLASFLVAGSQEVAAV
- the LOC113714321 gene encoding uncharacterized protein isoform X2 gives rise to the protein MASPSLHSLPGGLTDATKSLLYSCSNLLPTPPHSSPPRSNSSHITRSPRKTMSTSAQASSSLPPLPEDRIVLGCGLVSADFLATVAFYPNPDDKTRSTSAKLQGGGNAGNSLTCAARLGLKPRLISKVADDPQGKGLIEELEADGVDTSFLVVSEGGNSPFTYVIVDNQTKTRTCIHTPGCPPMIPDDLSTSNLLAAISGARLVYFDGRLHETALLVAQEANRRAIPILTDAESKSEGLDDLLSLSSYVVCSAKFPQEWTEAPSIPSALVSFLLMLTNVKFVIVTLGKEGCIMLERGMTENAQSEETDIDGLCDILKKKKDSNRNSPTCISSGVKKLCAKGIGTVTGTLFVGTAENIPPGELVDTTGAGDSFIGATLYAICANMPPEIMLPFAAQVAAIKCRALGARTGIPYRTDPRLASFLVAGSQEVAAV
- the LOC113714321 gene encoding uncharacterized protein isoform X3, whose translation is MASPSLHSLPGGLTDATKSLLYSCSNLLPTPPHSSPPRSNSSHITRSPRNLCDRKTMSTSAQASSSLPPLPEDRIVLGCGLVSADFLATVAFYPNPDDKTRSTSAKLQGGGNAGNSLTCAARLGLKPRLISKVADDPQGKGLIEELEADGVDTSFLVVSEGGNSPFTYVIVDNQTKTRTCIHTPGCPPMIPDDLSTSNLLAAISGARLVYFDGRLHETALLVAQEANRRAIPILTDAESKSEGLDDLLSLSSYVVCSAKFPQEWTEAPSIPSALVSFLLMLTNVKFVIVTLGKEGCIMLERGMTENAQSEETDIDGLCDILKKKKDSNRNSPTCISSGVKKLCAKGIGTVTGTLFVGTAENIPPGELVDTTGAGDSFIGATLYGPLSSGLRRI